Proteins from a single region of Cytophagaceae bacterium:
- the clpB gene encoding ATP-dependent chaperone ClpB, producing the protein MNFNQYTIKSQELIQQAAQIAQGFSQQAVETGHLLKSILEEEPNTSTFLLKKYGISPDGILRKLDPIVEAYPRVSGGNQPFLGNDLNKAMTKAQSYLKEFGDEFVSVELLFLGILGGNDSVANLLKAEGIKETDIKKAIIELRGKNNPVKDQNAENKYQALARYSKNLNDLAEQGKIDPVIGRDEEIRRVLQILSRRTKNNPMLIGEPGVGKTAIVEGLAQRIVQGDVPENLKSKIVISLDMGLLVAGAKYKGEFEERLKAVIKEVTDSEGEIILFIDEIHTLIGAGSGGEGAMDAANLLKPALARGELHAIGATTLKEYQKYIEKDKALERRFQAVVVDEPNVADAISILRGIKEKYEVHHGVRIQDDAVIAAVELSNRYISDRYLPDKAIDLMDESAAKLRLEMDSMPENMDELRRRIMQLEIEREAIRRENDKEKENNLSKEIAELNETFNDLKAKWDSEKGKVNEVRTLKEKIEQLKFDADQAERSGDYGKVAQIRYGQLPEAENRLVELSAKNEDKDNLINEEVTAEDIAMVVAKWTGIPVSKMLQSDREKLLHLEDELEKRVAGQKEAIELVSDAVRRSRAGMQDPKKPIGSFLFLGSTGVGKTELAKTLANYLFNDDNAMVRIDMSEYQEKHTVSRLVGAPPGYVGYDEGGQLTEAVRRKPYSVILLDEIEKAHPDVWNVLLQVLDDGRLTDNKGRVANFKNTIIIMTSNIGSHFIQEKYMEALKGAPDAWEKYFKEEAKEQVMELLKASVRPEFLNRIDEIVLFDPLGKTEIRKIVAIQFNLIKARLQEQGILIEATEAALDKLGEEGYDPVFGARPLKRVIQRNIMNELSKMILAGTINKEAIIVLDVDAEDHYKFENLPEISIA; encoded by the coding sequence ATGAACTTTAACCAATATACCATCAAATCCCAGGAGCTCATCCAGCAAGCTGCTCAGATAGCTCAGGGTTTCTCGCAGCAAGCTGTGGAAACTGGGCATTTGCTCAAGTCCATTTTGGAGGAAGAGCCCAATACTTCCACGTTTTTGCTGAAAAAATATGGAATTAGCCCCGATGGCATTTTGCGGAAATTGGACCCCATCGTTGAGGCTTATCCAAGGGTTTCGGGCGGTAATCAACCATTTTTGGGAAATGACCTTAATAAGGCGATGACCAAAGCTCAGTCTTATTTGAAAGAGTTTGGCGACGAGTTTGTGAGCGTAGAACTCTTATTTTTGGGTATTTTAGGAGGAAATGACTCCGTAGCCAACCTGCTCAAAGCAGAAGGAATAAAAGAGACAGATATTAAAAAAGCTATTATAGAACTTAGAGGAAAAAATAATCCAGTGAAAGATCAAAACGCAGAAAACAAGTACCAAGCCCTTGCTCGTTACAGCAAAAATCTGAACGATTTGGCGGAGCAAGGCAAAATTGACCCCGTGATAGGGCGAGACGAGGAGATTAGGAGGGTTTTACAGATTTTGTCGAGGCGTACCAAAAACAATCCAATGTTGATTGGTGAGCCTGGAGTTGGTAAAACTGCGATAGTTGAAGGTCTGGCCCAACGTATAGTACAAGGCGACGTGCCCGAGAATTTGAAATCTAAAATTGTGATTTCGCTCGACATGGGATTGCTTGTGGCAGGAGCTAAATACAAAGGAGAATTTGAGGAGCGTCTGAAAGCCGTTATCAAAGAAGTGACCGACTCTGAAGGAGAGATTATTCTTTTCATTGATGAGATTCACACATTGATTGGTGCTGGAAGTGGGGGAGAAGGTGCAATGGACGCCGCCAATTTGCTTAAGCCAGCTTTGGCTCGTGGTGAATTGCATGCAATTGGTGCGACTACTTTGAAAGAATACCAAAAGTATATAGAGAAAGATAAAGCTCTTGAAAGACGTTTTCAAGCTGTGGTGGTAGACGAGCCAAATGTGGCAGATGCAATTTCGATTTTAAGAGGTATAAAAGAAAAATACGAAGTGCACCACGGTGTGAGAATTCAAGACGATGCCGTTATTGCCGCAGTAGAGCTTTCAAATAGGTATATTTCAGATAGGTATTTGCCAGATAAAGCCATCGACTTGATGGATGAATCAGCAGCAAAGTTGCGTTTAGAAATGGACTCTATGCCCGAAAATATGGACGAGCTCCGCAGACGTATTATGCAGCTAGAGATTGAGCGTGAGGCTATTAGACGTGAAAATGATAAAGAAAAAGAGAATAATCTGAGTAAAGAGATAGCTGAACTCAACGAAACTTTCAACGATCTCAAAGCTAAATGGGACTCTGAAAAAGGGAAAGTGAATGAGGTAAGAACGCTCAAAGAAAAAATAGAACAACTGAAATTTGACGCAGACCAAGCAGAACGCTCAGGCGATTATGGCAAAGTGGCTCAAATTCGATATGGCCAATTGCCAGAAGCTGAAAACCGTTTAGTTGAGCTATCTGCAAAAAACGAGGACAAAGACAACCTCATCAACGAAGAAGTTACTGCCGAAGACATAGCAATGGTGGTGGCCAAATGGACCGGAATTCCAGTTTCGAAAATGCTTCAAAGCGACCGTGAAAAGCTATTGCACTTGGAAGATGAACTAGAAAAACGTGTTGCTGGTCAAAAAGAAGCCATTGAGTTGGTTTCAGATGCAGTCAGGCGTTCACGTGCAGGTATGCAAGATCCGAAAAAACCGATTGGTAGCTTCCTATTTTTGGGAAGTACAGGTGTTGGTAAAACTGAATTGGCGAAAACTTTGGCTAATTACCTCTTCAATGACGACAACGCCATGGTGCGTATCGATATGAGTGAGTATCAGGAGAAACACACCGTGAGCCGTTTGGTTGGAGCTCCTCCAGGATATGTGGGTTATGACGAAGGCGGACAACTGACCGAGGCCGTAAGACGTAAACCTTACAGTGTGATATTGCTCGATGAGATAGAAAAAGCTCACCCAGATGTATGGAACGTGCTTTTACAAGTATTAGACGATGGCCGATTGACCGACAACAAAGGTCGTGTTGCGAACTTCAAGAACACGATCATCATCATGACTTCTAATATTGGTAGCCATTTTATACAGGAAAAATACATGGAAGCCCTAAAAGGTGCACCAGATGCTTGGGAGAAATACTTTAAAGAAGAAGCAAAAGAGCAGGTGATGGAATTGCTGAAAGCCAGCGTGAGACCTGAGTTTTTGAACCGTATCGACGAGATTGTGTTGTTTGACCCATTAGGAAAAACTGAAATACGGAAAATCGTGGCCATACAGTTTAATTTAATCAAAGCCAGACTGCAAGAGCAAGGCATCTTGATTGAAGCCACTGAGGCTGCTTTGGACAAGCTCGGAGAAGAAGGTTATGACCCGGTTTTCGGTGCTAGACCACTCAAAAGAGTAATCCAAAGAAATATCATGAACGAACTCTCAAAAATGATTCTTGCAGGCACCATCAACAAAGAAGCCATCATTGTACTCGACGTTGACGCCGAAGATCATTACAAATTTGAGAATTTGCCTGAAATTAGTATTGCATAA
- a CDS encoding ATP-binding protein, with product MESLSEFLCGGPFSFFNYIEYELNNNIYQVKKPINLSGYQQHLANNPNSFEIINLKTGENSLIEGFVLPEFGNDPSEISLRNYGSIFSKARSDFKTDNIFGPQNNDLDLKKKELDIDDSFTKLKQLIVDIYVNDQRNNSIRMEENPNQKTDWNDFYPTSKISRFKSAFNSFFEEIKFKTVEINNDILFSKNQKDVKIDKLSTGEKQIVFRGIHLLKNKSLMENSTIFIDEPELSMHPKWQEKIIEYFKNLFRFGSEIKAQLFFATHSDHVLKGAFDNIDENLIIRLNNNSGNIESEIINSPSFFPIVTLAATKYFAYNLCTNDFHIELFSFIQDKINKPKIKDCDTYIANHPFFNSAIHSKISSNGTVNYQTLPTLIRNKIHHPTDNLNNFSDDELKTSTELLLEICKSFP from the coding sequence ATGGAAAGTCTTTCTGAATTCCTTTGTGGTGGACCATTTTCTTTTTTCAATTATATTGAATATGAGTTGAATAATAATATTTATCAAGTAAAAAAACCGATAAACCTTTCAGGTTATCAACAACATTTGGCCAATAATCCAAATAGTTTTGAAATTATCAATTTGAAAACTGGGGAAAATTCATTAATTGAAGGATTTGTACTACCTGAATTTGGTAATGATCCTTCTGAAATTAGTTTGAGAAACTATGGTTCAATATTTTCAAAAGCAAGATCTGATTTTAAAACAGATAATATTTTTGGACCACAAAACAACGATCTAGATTTAAAGAAAAAAGAATTAGATATTGACGATAGTTTTACTAAATTAAAACAATTAATAGTTGATATTTACGTCAATGATCAAAGGAATAATTCAATTCGAATGGAGGAAAACCCCAATCAAAAAACAGATTGGAATGATTTTTATCCGACTTCAAAAATTTCCAGATTCAAAAGTGCTTTCAATAGCTTTTTTGAAGAAATTAAATTTAAAACTGTTGAGATTAATAATGATATTCTTTTCTCAAAAAATCAAAAAGACGTAAAAATTGATAAATTAAGTACTGGTGAAAAACAAATTGTATTTCGAGGTATTCATTTGTTGAAAAACAAATCCCTAATGGAAAATTCAACGATTTTTATTGATGAACCAGAATTAAGTATGCATCCTAAATGGCAAGAAAAAATTATTGAATATTTTAAAAATCTATTTCGATTTGGATCAGAAATTAAAGCTCAATTATTCTTTGCCACCCACTCTGACCATGTCTTGAAAGGAGCTTTTGACAATATTGATGAAAATTTAATAATCCGTCTGAACAATAATTCAGGAAATATTGAAAGTGAAATAATAAATTCACCCTCTTTTTTCCCAATTGTAACCTTAGCTGCAACTAAATACTTTGCCTACAACTTATGCACAAATGATTTTCATATTGAGCTTTTCAGTTTTATTCAAGATAAAATAAACAAACCAAAAATAAAAGATTGTGATACTTATATAGCCAATCATCCATTTTTCAATTCCGCCATACATAGTAAAATCTCGAGTAATGGCACTGTAAATTATCAAACACTTCCCACTCTAATTAGGAACAAAATCCATCATCCAACTGATAACCTCAATAATTTTTCTGACGATGAATTAAAAACTTCTACTGAACTATTATTAGAGATTTGTAAAAGTTTTCCATAA
- a CDS encoding glycoside hydrolase family 9 protein, whose protein sequence is MTKTLLLAGILACNATILCAQSPDAIRLNQVGFYPKAIKHAVVLGKDATKFYIVGTSAKDTVFTGTLTAAIKSPFTEKYSQLADFSSFQKAGKYFIFIPEVGKSFPFEIKENVHEEVLKGAIKSYYFQRHSIELTEKYAGKWARKAGHPDDKVLVHASAVSANRPEGTVISAPKGWYDAGDYNKYIVNSGITMNTLLAALEDFPSLAKKLNLNIPESGNNLPDLADEILWNLRWMIAMQDPGDGGVYHKLTNADFDGMEMPSETTKPRYVVQKSTSAALDFAAVMAQSARILPKYKLNKLADSCKIAAQKAWKWAEANPAVFYQQEKINKTFSPAITTGAYGDGRFDDEWYWAGAELFVLTKDAKYLETVEKYFPKSLPIPSWNQTYALGHYTLVGQTKLPAIAVSVVEKCKKQIIELADQLLENPEKQFYHTVFGNTARDYMWGSNSHNANQGILLLKANLITPKQAYLNASLENLDYILGRNGTGYSFVTGYGSKQVMHPHHRPSEADGIVEPIPGLLSGGPNPGQQDRCQYASSVPDESFVDDVCSYASNEIAINWNAPLVYLLMGIESVQKGK, encoded by the coding sequence ATGACAAAAACCTTATTATTGGCCGGTATTTTGGCTTGCAATGCCACTATACTCTGTGCCCAAAGTCCCGATGCCATCCGACTCAATCAGGTCGGATTTTACCCGAAAGCCATCAAACATGCCGTTGTGCTCGGAAAAGATGCCACCAAATTTTATATTGTTGGCACTTCAGCGAAAGATACGGTGTTTACAGGCACCCTCACAGCGGCAATAAAAAGTCCGTTTACCGAAAAATACAGTCAGCTGGCCGATTTTTCTTCCTTTCAAAAAGCCGGAAAATATTTCATATTTATTCCGGAAGTAGGAAAGTCTTTTCCATTTGAAATAAAAGAAAATGTGCATGAAGAAGTGTTGAAAGGAGCCATAAAAAGCTATTATTTCCAGCGGCATTCGATAGAATTGACTGAAAAATATGCCGGAAAATGGGCCAGGAAAGCCGGACACCCAGACGACAAAGTGCTCGTACATGCTTCGGCTGTAAGTGCAAACCGACCCGAAGGCACTGTGATTTCAGCTCCTAAAGGCTGGTACGACGCCGGTGATTACAACAAATACATCGTGAATTCGGGAATTACGATGAACACTTTACTGGCTGCTTTGGAAGACTTTCCCAGTCTGGCCAAAAAACTGAATTTAAATATTCCGGAAAGTGGAAATAACCTTCCAGATCTGGCAGATGAAATCCTTTGGAACCTCAGATGGATGATTGCCATGCAGGATCCGGGCGATGGTGGTGTATATCATAAACTTACCAATGCTGATTTTGATGGCATGGAGATGCCTTCAGAAACCACAAAACCTCGTTATGTGGTACAAAAAAGTACATCTGCCGCTCTGGACTTTGCTGCTGTGATGGCCCAATCGGCCAGAATTTTGCCAAAATATAAACTCAACAAGCTGGCAGACTCATGCAAAATAGCTGCTCAAAAAGCCTGGAAATGGGCTGAGGCCAACCCGGCAGTCTTTTATCAGCAGGAAAAAATAAACAAGACATTCAGCCCGGCTATAACTACCGGGGCTTATGGCGACGGACGCTTTGACGACGAATGGTATTGGGCTGGAGCAGAGCTGTTTGTACTCACCAAAGATGCAAAATATCTGGAAACCGTTGAAAAATACTTCCCCAAAAGCTTGCCGATTCCATCATGGAACCAAACCTATGCCCTGGGGCATTATACACTTGTTGGTCAAACCAAATTACCTGCAATCGCAGTATCTGTGGTCGAAAAATGCAAAAAGCAAATCATAGAACTTGCCGACCAATTATTGGAAAACCCAGAAAAGCAATTTTATCATACAGTTTTTGGCAATACCGCACGTGATTATATGTGGGGCAGTAACTCTCACAATGCCAATCAGGGGATTTTACTTTTGAAGGCCAATCTAATTACACCAAAACAAGCTTATCTGAATGCCTCTCTCGAAAATCTGGATTATATTTTGGGAAGAAACGGCACCGGATACAGTTTTGTGACCGGTTACGGAAGCAAACAAGTAATGCACCCGCATCACAGGCCTTCCGAGGCAGATGGAATCGTGGAACCTATACCGGGATTATTGTCAGGCGGACCCAACCCCGGTCAGCAGGATCGATGCCAATACGCATCTTCGGTACCTGACGAGTCATTTGTGGATGATGTTTGCTCCTACGCTTCCAACGAAATCGCCATCAATTGGAATGCCCCGCTGGTGTATTTATTGATGGGAATTGAAAGTGTCCAGAAAGGAAAATAA
- a CDS encoding glycoside hydrolase family 3 C-terminal domain-containing protein, whose protein sequence is MNTSISRISSLKINLKIITISFFVSFSFKSIAQDYKSFPMWDSNLTREQRINDLVSRLTLDEKVRQMIHSAPSIPHLGIPAYDWWSETLHGVARTPYSVTVYPQAIALAATWNPQGIKNMGRFSGIEGRAVYYRSLREGRNNQRYSGLTFWTPNINIFRDPRWGRGQETYGEDPFLTKTIGSAIVAGLQGDDPNFLLSAACAKHFAVHSGPEPSRHVDNFYPSKYDLWDTYLPAFKELVTKSKVEGVMCAYNRVDNQPCCGNDLLMTDILKNQWKFDGYVTSDCWGIEDFFRFHKTHKDATSAAADAVLHGTDVECGNNVFHSLKEGVKTGLITEKQIDESIKHLFRTRYRLGMFDSPDLVSYSKIPETALESPEHKALSLQLAQQSMVLLKNSKNTLPLKKSIKKIAVIGPNADNGIAILGNYNGLPSKLTTVLEGIKNKLGSEVEVMYEKAINYTNDTLFVPDNKIVLTYDNQKGVLAEYYNNDSLGGNPVISRREEGINNYWTDGKSPGDGVDKDHFSARYISYFVAEETDTLNFEAQGDDFYRVMIDRKVVINAWERNRWGARHIKVPVVKGRKYEIKVEFKQIEGNSLIRFFAGKYEKTNLAQLNDRVKDADAIIFVGGISPALEGEEMPVNLPGFNGGDRTSIMLPNVQTELMKSLKNTGKPLVFVMMSGSAVAIPWEEDNVPAILNAWYGGESAGTAVADILFGDYNPSGKLPVTFYKSDSDLPDFLDYSMDNRTYRYFKGQALYPFGYGLSFTAFKYGNLILPKTLAKGMPLEVEVSVTNSGKLAGEEVVQLYVSHQKINGKAPIRALKGFLRISLKPGETQVVKMQLSVEDLSIISENGEEVQPVGEMVISVGGGQPGMKNKTTSKVISKKMRVI, encoded by the coding sequence ATGAATACTTCTATTTCAAGAATTTCTTCCTTAAAAATTAATCTGAAAATTATTACCATTTCATTTTTTGTTTCCTTTTCGTTTAAATCCATAGCACAGGATTACAAATCATTTCCAATGTGGGATTCCAATCTCACCCGTGAGCAAAGAATCAATGATTTGGTGAGCCGCCTTACACTCGATGAAAAGGTGAGACAGATGATACATTCAGCTCCTTCCATACCTCATTTGGGAATTCCGGCTTATGACTGGTGGTCAGAGACCCTGCATGGTGTGGCCCGAACGCCATATAGTGTAACTGTTTATCCTCAGGCAATTGCCCTGGCAGCCACCTGGAATCCACAAGGGATTAAAAATATGGGCAGGTTTTCGGGAATAGAAGGCCGTGCGGTATATTACAGGTCATTGCGGGAAGGAAGGAATAACCAGCGGTACTCAGGACTTACTTTCTGGACACCTAATATCAATATTTTTCGGGACCCACGATGGGGTAGAGGACAAGAAACTTATGGCGAAGACCCTTTCCTGACTAAGACAATCGGAAGTGCAATCGTGGCAGGTCTTCAGGGAGATGACCCCAATTTCTTGCTTTCAGCCGCTTGTGCCAAGCATTTTGCGGTACATTCGGGTCCTGAACCCAGCAGACATGTCGACAATTTTTATCCTTCAAAATATGACCTTTGGGACACATATCTGCCTGCATTTAAAGAGTTGGTCACAAAATCAAAAGTGGAAGGGGTAATGTGTGCCTATAACAGAGTTGACAACCAACCTTGCTGTGGAAATGACCTTCTTATGACTGATATCTTAAAAAATCAATGGAAATTTGACGGATATGTGACCAGTGATTGCTGGGGTATAGAAGACTTTTTCAGATTCCACAAAACTCATAAAGACGCCACCTCCGCCGCTGCTGATGCGGTTCTTCACGGCACCGATGTTGAATGTGGAAACAATGTTTTTCATTCATTAAAAGAAGGTGTAAAAACAGGTTTGATCACGGAAAAACAAATAGATGAATCGATAAAGCACCTTTTTAGAACCCGTTACAGGTTGGGAATGTTTGACAGCCCTGATTTGGTGAGTTATTCAAAAATACCTGAAACCGCCCTTGAATCGCCCGAACATAAGGCTCTTTCCCTTCAGCTGGCTCAGCAATCTATGGTGCTTTTGAAAAATTCAAAAAATACTTTGCCATTAAAAAAGTCTATCAAGAAAATAGCTGTAATAGGCCCAAATGCTGACAATGGAATCGCCATTTTAGGAAATTATAACGGTTTACCTTCAAAACTAACCACAGTTTTGGAAGGAATAAAGAATAAGCTTGGTTCAGAGGTAGAAGTGATGTATGAAAAAGCAATCAACTATACCAATGATACCCTTTTTGTGCCTGACAATAAAATAGTATTGACTTATGACAATCAAAAGGGAGTTTTGGCCGAATATTACAATAATGATTCATTGGGTGGGAATCCCGTGATTAGTCGTCGTGAAGAAGGAATTAATAATTATTGGACTGATGGGAAAAGTCCGGGTGACGGGGTCGATAAAGATCATTTTTCGGCAAGATATATTTCTTATTTTGTGGCAGAAGAAACCGATACACTGAACTTTGAAGCACAAGGCGATGATTTTTATCGTGTCATGATAGACAGAAAAGTGGTAATCAATGCCTGGGAGAGGAATCGATGGGGAGCAAGACACATCAAAGTTCCTGTGGTTAAAGGTCGTAAATATGAAATTAAAGTTGAATTCAAACAGATTGAAGGCAATTCATTGATACGGTTTTTTGCAGGGAAATACGAAAAGACAAATCTTGCTCAACTGAATGACAGAGTGAAAGACGCCGACGCCATTATATTCGTTGGAGGAATTTCGCCCGCACTCGAGGGTGAAGAGATGCCTGTTAATCTTCCCGGATTTAATGGTGGTGACCGCACTAGTATTATGCTTCCAAATGTTCAAACTGAACTAATGAAAAGCCTGAAAAATACCGGCAAACCATTGGTTTTTGTAATGATGAGTGGTTCGGCAGTAGCAATTCCATGGGAGGAAGACAATGTTCCCGCCATCTTAAACGCCTGGTATGGGGGTGAAAGTGCCGGAACTGCTGTTGCAGATATCCTTTTTGGAGACTATAATCCTTCCGGCAAATTGCCAGTGACTTTTTATAAATCTGATTCTGATTTGCCTGATTTTCTCGATTATTCGATGGATAACCGCACCTACAGGTATTTTAAAGGCCAGGCATTGTATCCGTTTGGATATGGTTTAAGTTTCACTGCCTTTAAATACGGCAATCTGATTTTACCAAAAACGCTTGCAAAAGGCATGCCTTTGGAGGTTGAGGTGAGTGTCACAAATTCCGGAAAATTGGCCGGTGAGGAGGTAGTGCAGCTCTATGTTTCACACCAAAAAATAAATGGAAAAGCTCCGATTCGGGCTCTGAAAGGATTCCTTAGAATTAGTCTAAAACCTGGCGAGACTCAGGTCGTAAAAATGCAATTGTCAGTAGAAGATTTATCGATTATTTCTGAAAATGGCGAAGAAGTGCAGCCTGTAGGTGAGATGGTAATTTCTGTGGGTGGAGGCCAACCCGGTATGAAAAATAAAACTACCAGCAAGGTAATAAGTAAAAAAATGAGGGTAATCTGA
- the pyrR gene encoding bifunctional pyr operon transcriptional regulator/uracil phosphoribosyltransferase PyrR — translation MQKKRLILSQPLLDITIRRLCQEIIENHDALNETVLMGLQPRGVFLAERIQRTLKEEFVTDLKLGLLDATFYRDDFKRKGNILKPNSTRINFIIEEKNVILIDDVLATGRMVRAAIDAMQAFGRPLKVELLCLINRKYNRDLPIQPDFSGMKVNTLDTQRVLVEWTEQGFETDSIWLID, via the coding sequence ATGCAAAAAAAGAGGCTTATTCTCAGTCAGCCATTATTAGATATTACAATTAGAAGGCTTTGTCAGGAAATAATTGAGAATCATGACGCATTAAATGAAACCGTCTTGATGGGTTTGCAGCCACGGGGTGTTTTTTTAGCCGAACGGATTCAAAGAACTTTAAAAGAAGAATTTGTCACTGACCTTAAGCTCGGTTTACTCGATGCCACTTTTTATCGTGATGATTTTAAAAGGAAAGGTAATATTCTGAAGCCAAATTCCACGAGAATCAATTTTATCATAGAAGAAAAGAATGTAATACTGATTGATGACGTATTAGCTACTGGTAGGATGGTAAGGGCGGCTATTGATGCCATGCAAGCATTTGGAAGACCCTTGAAAGTGGAGCTTCTATGTCTGATAAATAGAAAGTATAATCGTGATTTGCCTATACAGCCCGATTTTTCCGGAATGAAAGTCAATACTCTTGACACCCAAAGAGTTCTGGTTGAATGGACAGAGCAGGGTTTTGAAACCGATAGTATTTGGCTGATCGATTGA
- a CDS encoding leucyl/phenylalanyl-tRNA--protein transferase, with product MIPADILIKGYLNGVFPMADDATGEIYWYSPDPRAIIPIYSYQCQKSLRPVLNKKVFEIKIDFDFESVIRSCSKERFDGDGVWISEEIVKSYYNLHKLGFAHSVEAYFEGKLAGGLYGVALGSVFYGESMFFNIPNASKVAFHYLIEILKFNNFQLLDTQFINDNVKRFGAIEIPRRRFQMLLKDALKTESHFVLPS from the coding sequence ATGATTCCTGCCGATATTCTGATAAAAGGTTACCTCAATGGCGTTTTTCCAATGGCTGACGACGCCACCGGTGAAATCTATTGGTATTCACCGGATCCCAGAGCTATTATTCCAATTTATTCTTACCAATGCCAAAAATCTCTTAGGCCAGTTTTAAATAAAAAAGTATTTGAAATAAAAATTGATTTCGATTTTGAATCGGTTATCAGATCATGCTCAAAGGAACGTTTTGATGGAGATGGGGTTTGGATTTCAGAAGAGATTGTAAAATCATATTATAATTTACACAAATTAGGTTTTGCACATTCGGTGGAAGCATATTTTGAAGGAAAATTGGCCGGAGGCTTGTATGGAGTGGCATTGGGCTCTGTTTTTTACGGCGAATCTATGTTTTTTAATATTCCTAACGCCTCCAAAGTGGCTTTTCATTATTTGATAGAAATCTTAAAATTTAATAATTTTCAACTACTTGACACACAGTTTATTAATGATAATGTTAAGCGTTTTGGAGCCATAGAAATTCCCCGCCGTCGCTTCCAGATGCTTCTTAAAGATGCCCTGAAAACTGAATCACACTTTGTTTTGCCTTCATAA
- a CDS encoding alpha-L-fucosidase, with translation MKSRFSFLAILLLFSHFGYSQNGYQPSPENLEARKWFLNAKFGMFVHWGVSSMLGNGEWVMNNRNIKVEDYKRLSNAFYPHDFDAQKWVATAKGAGMQYITLITRHHDGFSMWDTKQSDWKITNTPYGKDVVKQIAAECQKQGIKLFFYYSLLDWYRSDYQYETGKTGKGTGRTQKSDWPSYINFMKAQLTELLTQYGPVAGIWFDGHWDQLDNDHDKTLQSKVDWKYDEIYALIHKLQPAALIGNNHHLMPLPGEDFQMFEKDLPGGNSTGFGGADISALPLETCETISGAWGYNATDLNYKSTKQLIQYIVKAAGFGANFLLNVGPMPDGTIQPEFTQRLAEIGDWMKVYENTIRNTTAGFQRPNEKLSITQSGKKVYLHLLQAEKDLAVIIPKEVISAKTYIDGQVVNFKAAGLNNYYVFDLSKVKFNEIDTVIELTVK, from the coding sequence ATGAAATCAAGATTTAGTTTTTTGGCAATTCTGCTTTTGTTTTCCCATTTTGGATATTCACAAAACGGATATCAACCTAGTCCCGAAAACCTTGAGGCGAGAAAATGGTTTCTGAATGCAAAATTTGGAATGTTTGTGCATTGGGGCGTTTCTAGTATGCTCGGAAATGGTGAATGGGTAATGAACAACCGTAACATCAAAGTGGAAGATTACAAGCGATTGTCCAATGCTTTTTATCCTCATGATTTTGATGCTCAAAAATGGGTGGCTACTGCAAAAGGAGCCGGAATGCAATATATTACATTGATTACGCGGCACCATGACGGCTTTAGTATGTGGGATACCAAACAATCGGACTGGAAAATTACAAATACTCCCTATGGGAAAGATGTAGTGAAGCAAATTGCTGCTGAATGCCAAAAACAGGGCATCAAATTGTTTTTCTATTATTCACTGTTAGATTGGTATAGGTCTGATTACCAATATGAAACAGGAAAAACAGGAAAAGGAACCGGCAGAACACAAAAAAGTGACTGGCCTTCATACATAAATTTTATGAAAGCTCAGCTTACCGAATTGTTAACCCAATATGGTCCCGTTGCAGGTATATGGTTTGACGGTCACTGGGATCAACTCGACAATGATCACGACAAAACTCTTCAGTCCAAAGTCGATTGGAAATACGATGAGATTTATGCTTTGATTCATAAACTCCAACCCGCGGCTTTGATTGGCAATAACCACCATTTGATGCCATTGCCAGGTGAAGATTTTCAAATGTTCGAAAAAGACTTGCCCGGGGGTAACAGTACCGGTTTTGGAGGAGCCGATATCAGTGCTTTGCCTTTGGAAACCTGTGAGACTATAAGTGGGGCCTGGGGTTATAATGCCACCGATTTAAATTATAAAAGCACCAAACAGTTGATTCAGTATATTGTGAAAGCTGCAGGTTTTGGGGCCAATTTCTTGTTGAATGTAGGTCCTATGCCTGATGGTACAATTCAGCCCGAATTCACTCAAAGGTTGGCCGAAATAGGCGATTGGATGAAAGTTTATGAAAATACTATTAGAAATACCACAGCAGGATTTCAGCGGCCAAATGAAAAACTTTCGATAACTCAAAGTGGTAAAAAAGTGTATCTGCATTTGTTACAGGCAGAAAAAGACCTCGCAGTAATAATTCCGAAAGAAGTAATTTCAGCAAAAACTTATATTGATGGCCAGGTAGTGAATTTTAAAGCTGCCGGCTTAAACAATTATTATGTTTTTGATCTTTCAAAAGTGAAATTTAACGAGATTGATACGGTAATTGAGCTAACAGTAAAATAA